DNA sequence from the Dehalococcoidales bacterium genome:
TGTAGATAACCGGCGGAGCGGCCGCAGCAGGCAGGAACGCTGTTACCATTGTTAGACCCATCATCATTCCTACCATGCCCACCATACCGATCATCATCACTCGACTGGAATCACTCTCTTCCATAGTTACCTCCTAAACCGGCATATCAACCTTACCAAGGCGATCTGGATGTTGGTGGCCCATCTTAGGGGTATCACCAGAGGGCTGTTATAGGCATCCTTGTACCAGTAAGGCAGTTCGCTCCACCTCTTTAGATAGTGGTAGTCTTGTTCCAGGTGTTTTCCCGGCTCGGCGTCACCCATAACGCAGGCAATACCCTGATCGGGAGAAGGATCAAGGGTTAGCCAGCACCCGTCAGCGAGCGCCTCCAGCCAGAAGTGGCAGTCAAAAGGCGCGAAGAGGGTTAATAGCGCTCCGCCGGGTGGAGACGGCCTTGCCTCAACTATCCGCGTCCTGATCCCTTGCGCCTTGAGTCTCTGGGCAAGCAGCTCCGCCTTGGCGCCGCAGTGCCCCTTCTTTCTTCCTTCGGTGTATTTTGGAGCACCCCAACGAACACAGTAGTATTTCACCGCGTCCTTTACGTACCGATACTCTCTCGTCACGATCTCAGTCTCAGTCATATCATTACCTCGTAAAAGATTTCGACATGCCGGCCATCATCATGCCCACCATCCCCAGGCTCATTATTGGTATAACCATTCCGGTAATCTCAGACGTAATCAGCGCCGGTACACCTTCGGCCCCGTATAACTGGGCAAGCTTTCCGCCCGATGGGAGGCCGTATCCGTAAGTGTTGTCCTTACCGGCAGGTATTCCTTCAGGCTTTACCGCCACACTACTGATCACCTGTAAGAATTCCT
Encoded proteins:
- a CDS encoding transglutaminase-like domain-containing protein, with the translated sequence MTETEIVTREYRYVKDAVKYYCVRWGAPKYTEGRKKGHCGAKAELLAQRLKAQGIRTRIVEARPSPPGGALLTLFAPFDCHFWLEALADGCWLTLDPSPDQGIACVMGDAEPGKHLEQDYHYLKRWSELPYWYKDAYNSPLVIPLRWATNIQIALVRLICRFRR